Proteins encoded within one genomic window of Vulgatibacter sp.:
- a CDS encoding DUF389 domain-containing protein, which yields MRQVIVQVEAGRGGQVQRLAAARGATNQACWAAEGADGPCDVVLLHLPNHEVGPLIDALDEAIGGARVSLLPQGAFALRPPPDEAPQQVLDVQPRSPLEIFLSGLQSVGSWKGFLGFAAAAGAVVWLGLLTGTWYLLTAAMLIAPFASPAMNAAVAAARGDGSLLLRSLGRYAASLATTIGVGMLLTWVIGPEAPTEMMRRTASISNATALLPLVAGAAGALHLAQSERSSLVSAAGTGMLVAASLAPPAGVVAMGLVLGEWILVRSGFFLLLLQIAGIQLAGALVFRLVGLSAKGARFPAGRKALVPIAFVGAAAAFTALLFWQLGDPPALQRASVVSTAQSLVARELRGADVPVLLETRIRFPQSGGAGNRLLTDVWVLAGPDEAPGLEERIAALLRRELDGVQPLVQVHRLQP from the coding sequence ATGCGGCAGGTGATCGTCCAGGTCGAGGCGGGGCGTGGCGGGCAGGTCCAGCGGCTCGCCGCCGCCCGCGGCGCAACCAACCAGGCGTGCTGGGCGGCGGAGGGCGCAGACGGGCCCTGCGACGTGGTGCTCCTCCACCTTCCCAACCACGAAGTGGGACCGCTCATCGATGCGCTCGACGAAGCGATCGGGGGCGCGCGCGTGAGCCTTCTCCCCCAGGGCGCCTTCGCGCTGCGCCCCCCGCCGGACGAGGCGCCGCAGCAGGTCCTCGACGTGCAGCCGCGCAGCCCCCTCGAGATCTTCCTCTCCGGCCTGCAGAGCGTCGGGAGCTGGAAGGGCTTCCTCGGCTTCGCCGCTGCCGCGGGGGCGGTGGTCTGGCTCGGCCTGCTCACCGGCACCTGGTACCTGCTCACCGCGGCGATGCTCATTGCGCCCTTCGCCTCGCCGGCGATGAACGCTGCAGTGGCTGCAGCCCGTGGCGACGGAAGCCTGTTGCTGCGGAGCCTCGGTCGCTACGCTGCGAGCCTCGCCACCACCATCGGCGTGGGGATGCTGCTCACCTGGGTCATCGGGCCGGAGGCGCCGACCGAGATGATGCGGCGCACCGCCTCGATCTCGAATGCGACCGCGCTGTTGCCGCTGGTCGCCGGCGCTGCAGGCGCGCTCCACCTCGCGCAATCGGAGCGCAGCAGCCTCGTCAGCGCCGCCGGCACCGGCATGCTCGTCGCCGCCTCCCTCGCCCCGCCCGCCGGCGTGGTGGCGATGGGCCTCGTCCTCGGCGAGTGGATCCTGGTGCGCAGCGGCTTCTTCCTCCTGCTGCTGCAAATTGCCGGGATTCAACTCGCCGGCGCGCTCGTCTTCCGGCTCGTCGGCCTCTCGGCGAAGGGCGCCCGCTTCCCCGCCGGCAGAAAGGCGCTGGTGCCGATCGCGTTCGTCGGGGCGGCAGCCGCCTTCACCGCCCTGCTCTTCTGGCAGCTCGGCGATCCACCGGCCCTGCAGCGCGCCAGCGTGGTCTCCACCGCGCAATCCCTCGTCGCCAGGGAGCTGCGCGGAGCCGATGTACCCGTGCTGCTCGAGACCCGGATCCGTTTTCCCCAATCGGGCGGCGCGGGCAACCGGCTCCTCACCGACGTCTGGGTGCTGGCGGGGCC